In Terriglobales bacterium, a genomic segment contains:
- a CDS encoding ABC transporter permease yields MANGKPVLRIGDLLGFAVQHLRDSLLRNSLTTLGVSVGVASLVAMLSLGIGLQQLATKRLNRSGLFDSVIITSREWDQFNSMGSRPDTQPKEVRALDIKAQQEIATLPNVTEVYPEIRFMAEMRFGEQSHFAPVAALPQSSREREVFDNLKGKFFSGPQAEEVILHNDFAKQLGKDTSALIGKELVLNYAQRMTAGDSPGSKNSGSGEATEQLFSSGFSIVRKQQRLKIVGVMEGEPEPALRGTNRARVFIPTQLAQSMNIMLGSDLREIARSTSSGMTFLALTARVGKPSQVEAVEDAVKKMGFSAFSMLDASRSLRRFFTVVDLFLGIFGSLALAVASLGIVNTLVMAILERRHEIGVMKAVGASQADVRRLFFAEAGAMGFIGGVIGVAFGWAIGRLINAGTNAYLRSRDLTGDTFWAVPWWLVAGAIGFAIIVSLVAGVYPAARAARLDPIQALRYE; encoded by the coding sequence ATGGCTAACGGCAAGCCAGTCCTGCGAATTGGCGATCTCCTGGGTTTCGCGGTCCAACATCTGCGCGATTCGCTTCTGCGAAACTCTTTAACCACCCTCGGGGTTTCGGTGGGTGTGGCTTCGCTGGTGGCGATGCTGTCGCTGGGAATTGGACTGCAGCAGCTAGCCACGAAACGCCTGAACCGCTCCGGTCTGTTCGACTCCGTGATCATTACATCCCGGGAGTGGGATCAGTTCAACAGCATGGGCAGCCGGCCCGACACGCAGCCAAAAGAAGTCAGGGCGCTGGATATCAAGGCGCAGCAGGAGATCGCAACGCTTCCTAATGTCACTGAGGTCTATCCCGAGATCCGTTTTATGGCTGAAATGCGATTCGGAGAGCAATCACATTTTGCTCCCGTCGCGGCGCTTCCTCAGTCTTCGCGGGAACGCGAGGTATTCGACAACCTGAAGGGGAAATTCTTTTCCGGGCCGCAGGCTGAAGAGGTCATCCTGCATAACGATTTCGCCAAGCAACTGGGTAAGGACACATCAGCGCTGATCGGCAAAGAATTGGTTCTGAATTATGCGCAGCGAATGACCGCCGGCGATTCCCCGGGTTCGAAGAATAGTGGCTCGGGTGAGGCAACGGAGCAGTTGTTCTCGTCCGGGTTCTCCATTGTCAGAAAGCAGCAGCGGTTGAAGATCGTAGGTGTGATGGAAGGGGAACCCGAGCCAGCCCTGCGAGGCACAAATCGCGCGCGGGTCTTCATACCGACTCAGCTCGCCCAAAGCATGAACATTATGCTGGGATCGGACTTGCGAGAGATCGCACGCTCAACCTCCAGTGGCATGACGTTTCTCGCGCTCACCGCGCGAGTTGGCAAACCCTCTCAAGTGGAAGCGGTGGAAGACGCGGTCAAGAAGATGGGCTTTTCCGCCTTCTCCATGCTGGACGCGAGCCGCAGCTTGCGGCGCTTCTTTACCGTAGTAGACCTGTTTCTAGGCATTTTCGGAAGCCTGGCGCTGGCGGTAGCTTCGTTGGGGATTGTCAACACGCTGGTTATGGCGATCCTCGAGAGACGCCATGAGATCGGCGTGATGAAAGCCGTGGGCGCCAGCCAGGCCGACGTGCGTCGCTTGTTCTTTGCCGAGGCAGGAGCCATGGGATTCATTGGCGGGGTGATCGGGGTAGCCTTCGGATGGGCAATTGGCCGGCTCATCAATGCTGGAACCAATGCCTATTTGCGCAGCCGCGATCTCACTGGCGACACCTTCTGGGCGGTACCGTGGTGGCTGGTTGCGGGTGCAATAGGTTTCGCGATCATTGTGAGCCTGGTGGCGGGAGTGTATCCGGCGGCGCGGGCGGCGAGGCTGGATCCAATACAGGCTCTTCGCTACGAGTAG
- a CDS encoding MGMT family protein produces the protein MFDAFRRTIRQIPKGKVSSYGAIAHAAGYPGSARQVAWALHVSDGLPWHRVVGSGGKILLTGHSAQEQRLRLEMEGVVFAGARIPMKMYEFKFLSGQQQKKKRKRKSKGKKQGSIGSGPGRSLRSGRSL, from the coding sequence ATGTTTGATGCGTTTCGACGCACGATCCGTCAGATCCCCAAGGGAAAAGTGTCCAGTTACGGCGCCATTGCCCATGCAGCAGGATATCCCGGTTCCGCGCGGCAGGTTGCTTGGGCGCTCCATGTCTCCGATGGCCTGCCCTGGCATCGCGTTGTCGGGTCGGGTGGAAAAATTTTGCTTACCGGCCATTCCGCACAGGAACAACGCCTGCGGCTGGAGATGGAAGGCGTAGTTTTTGCTGGTGCCCGTATCCCTATGAAAATGTATGAGTTCAAATTCCTCAGCGGGCAGCAACAGAAGAAGAAGAGGAAGAGGAAATCCAAGGGGAAGAAACAAGGGTCAATCGGGAGTGGGCCTGGGCGAAGCTTACGGTCCGGCCGGAGCCTCTAG
- a CDS encoding FtsX-like permease family protein, with product MTLTQFVAKNTFRNRRRSILTIISISVSLLLLTLMMTIWRAFYIDSGPPESALRLITRHRVSLTFALPMAYREKIRAIPGVVNVAPENWFGGRWKDDKPENFFPQFGTDPEEITKVYTEWRIPPDQFQTWIHDRTGALVGRTLANKHGWKLGDRIVLQGTIFPTNLELSIRAIYDTDDPDAANVVYFNQKYVYESVKYMKDQVGVFAIRVDSPEAVPRVAKAVDDMFRNSPQPTKTETEKAFGLSFVAMLGNVKAFILGISLAVVFAILLVSANTMAMSIRERVREVAVLKTLGFTRGGILALFVGEAISLALVGGILGALLATFLVRAIAESGQFFGPGLRVTFPTMVVALLVAAFVGFASAFLPSYRASSLNIAEGLRHLG from the coding sequence ATGACCCTCACGCAGTTCGTTGCCAAGAACACGTTTCGGAATCGCCGCCGCAGCATTCTCACGATTATCAGTATCAGTGTTTCCCTCCTGCTGCTTACGCTGATGATGACCATCTGGCGAGCCTTTTACATAGACAGCGGCCCACCGGAATCGGCCCTGCGCCTGATCACGCGCCATCGGGTGTCGCTGACTTTCGCTCTGCCCATGGCCTACCGTGAGAAGATTCGCGCCATTCCTGGTGTGGTCAACGTCGCTCCCGAGAACTGGTTTGGCGGCAGGTGGAAGGACGACAAGCCAGAAAACTTCTTTCCTCAGTTCGGAACCGATCCGGAAGAGATCACCAAGGTCTACACCGAATGGAGAATTCCCCCTGATCAGTTTCAGACCTGGATCCACGATCGGACCGGCGCGCTGGTCGGCCGCACGTTGGCGAATAAACATGGCTGGAAGCTTGGCGACCGCATCGTGCTGCAGGGAACGATTTTCCCGACCAACCTGGAACTTAGCATTCGCGCCATCTATGACACCGACGACCCCGACGCTGCAAATGTTGTGTATTTCAATCAGAAGTATGTTTATGAATCGGTCAAATACATGAAAGATCAGGTCGGAGTCTTCGCCATTCGCGTGGATTCTCCAGAAGCCGTTCCCAGGGTGGCCAAAGCCGTCGACGATATGTTCCGCAACTCGCCCCAGCCTACGAAGACCGAAACCGAGAAGGCATTCGGTCTGAGTTTTGTTGCCATGCTGGGAAATGTAAAGGCGTTCATCCTGGGGATTTCGCTGGCGGTGGTGTTCGCGATTCTGCTGGTTTCCGCCAATACTATGGCGATGTCAATCCGCGAGCGGGTACGCGAAGTGGCGGTGCTTAAGACACTCGGATTCACGCGTGGCGGCATCCTGGCATTGTTTGTGGGTGAGGCGATCTCGCTGGCGCTGGTGGGCGGTATTTTAGGAGCGCTGCTCGCCACATTTCTAGTGAGAGCAATTGCCGAGAGTGGACAGTTTTTCGGCCCTGGTCTTAGGGTGACATTTCCCACAATGGTGGTCGCCCTGCTGGTCGCCGCTTTTGTGGGCTTCGCCAGCGCGTTTCTGCCTTCTTACCGGGCGTCTTCGCTGAATATTGCCGAGGGACTGCGGCATTTGGGCTAG
- a CDS encoding ABC transporter permease: MAIPISYNIRNLRLRLGATVMTALGIALTVAIAIFIMALLSGLKQAFASTGNALNVMAMRKGSDSELSSIISREQFGVIKDLPGIAKDSHGDPLASGEMMVAIVLPRSDGTGETNVSVRGMNPVGFEMRPEIKLVEGRWFATGQREVVVSRSISKRFANANIGNTLQFGKGLWTVVGVFDGAGSAHDSEIWADVNQMASDFDRPVFSSVVLQASDAVAADALANRLSDDQRLKLDGMSENSYFDKQTRSGAAIKFVGTLVAIIMAIGSCFAAMNTMYAAVAYRGREIATLRVLGFSRPSILTSFVFEALLISLVGAVIAVILMLPFNGLTTGTSNQVTFSEVIFQMRMTPAVIATAILFAALMGVLGGLAPAWHAARQNILAALRG, encoded by the coding sequence ATGGCGATTCCGATTTCCTACAACATCCGTAATCTGCGTTTGCGGCTGGGAGCAACTGTGATGACCGCGCTCGGCATTGCCCTGACGGTCGCGATTGCCATCTTCATCATGGCGCTGCTGAGCGGACTCAAGCAGGCGTTTGCGAGTACCGGCAATGCGCTGAACGTCATGGCGATGCGCAAGGGATCCGACTCCGAACTCTCCAGCATTATCAGCCGCGAGCAGTTTGGCGTGATCAAGGATCTACCCGGAATCGCGAAGGATTCCCACGGTGATCCCCTGGCTTCAGGCGAGATGATGGTGGCGATCGTGCTGCCGCGCTCGGACGGAACCGGCGAAACCAACGTCAGCGTTCGAGGCATGAATCCTGTGGGCTTTGAGATGCGCCCCGAAATCAAACTCGTCGAGGGTCGCTGGTTCGCAACCGGACAACGCGAAGTCGTCGTCAGCAGGTCGATCAGCAAACGCTTCGCGAATGCCAACATTGGCAATACTCTGCAGTTTGGTAAAGGATTGTGGACGGTGGTAGGGGTCTTTGACGGTGCCGGCTCTGCCCACGATTCTGAAATTTGGGCTGACGTCAATCAGATGGCTTCCGATTTTGATCGCCCAGTCTTTTCCTCGGTCGTCTTGCAGGCTAGTGATGCGGTCGCGGCCGATGCGCTCGCCAATCGCTTGAGCGATGACCAGCGGCTTAAGCTGGACGGCATGTCAGAGAACAGCTACTTCGACAAGCAAACCCGGAGCGGCGCCGCGATCAAATTTGTAGGGACGCTGGTGGCCATCATCATGGCGATTGGCTCCTGCTTCGCAGCTATGAACACGATGTATGCGGCGGTGGCCTATCGGGGGCGGGAAATTGCCACGCTGCGTGTTCTTGGTTTCTCGCGGCCAAGCATCCTCACGTCTTTTGTCTTCGAAGCGTTGTTAATTTCGCTGGTCGGGGCCGTAATAGCGGTGATTCTGATGCTCCCATTCAACGGCCTGACCACCGGCACCTCGAACCAGGTGACCTTCAGCGAGGTAATTTTTCAGATGAGGATGACTCCGGCCGTGATTGCGACGGCCATTCTGTTTGCAGCCCTTATGGGAGTGCTGGGCGGTCTGGCGCCGGCCTGGCATGCGGCAAGGCAGAATATTCTGGCAGCCTTGCGAGGATAA
- a CDS encoding YceI family protein has product MTFWRRPQLPFVVVLLLAANSLFAAPRAIDTERSTITIRVFKSGLFSAFADNHDISGTIASGRLDQDARKVELTIRSADLKVIDLSLDPAKRQEVQTRMVGPEVLDVEHYPEIRFTSRSVEPRGDSGDKREWLVQGELTLHGQTRPLSLHVTE; this is encoded by the coding sequence ATGACATTCTGGCGCAGGCCCCAACTGCCTTTTGTAGTTGTTTTGCTGTTGGCGGCGAATTCCCTCTTCGCTGCGCCTCGAGCTATTGATACCGAGCGTTCTACCATCACTATTCGCGTCTTCAAGTCAGGCTTGTTCTCTGCGTTTGCAGACAATCATGACATTTCGGGCACGATTGCTTCGGGCCGCCTGGATCAGGATGCCAGAAAGGTCGAACTGACCATTCGTTCCGCGGACCTCAAGGTCATTGACTTGAGTCTGGATCCGGCCAAGCGCCAAGAAGTGCAGACCAGAATGGTGGGCCCCGAGGTCCTGGACGTTGAGCACTATCCTGAAATCCGCTTTACTTCCCGATCCGTGGAGCCACGTGGGGACAGCGGAGACAAACGAGAGTGGCTGGTGCAGGGGGAGTTGACTCTCCATGGGCAGACCCGGCCTTTGTCCCTTCATGTCACCGAGAG
- a CDS encoding ribonuclease HI family protein, with protein MSDLTAYIDGGSHGSPGPSGIGIVIEHPGGERLRISKWIGHQDNNVAEYVALLEVLQHALVLRATVLRVFSDSELVVKQMTGEYACNSPRLYSLNWTCRRLARFLEFYITHIPRELNREANLLANHAVRSRQGAGLLEAPAGP; from the coding sequence ATGTCAGATTTAACGGCGTACATCGATGGCGGTTCGCACGGGAGCCCGGGGCCTTCCGGTATCGGAATCGTCATTGAGCATCCCGGCGGCGAGCGCCTCCGCATCTCCAAGTGGATTGGTCACCAGGACAACAACGTCGCTGAATACGTAGCGCTGCTGGAGGTTTTGCAGCACGCCCTTGTGCTTAGAGCAACCGTCCTGCGGGTGTTTTCGGATTCGGAACTGGTAGTAAAGCAAATGACCGGCGAGTACGCCTGCAACAGCCCACGCCTATATTCCCTGAATTGGACCTGCCGCAGGCTGGCTCGGTTCCTGGAGTTCTACATAACTCATATTCCCCGCGAGTTGAACCGGGAAGCCAATCTTCTGGCGAATCATGCCGTTCGATCCCGCCAAGGGGCAGGACTTCTAGAGGCTCCGGCCGGACCGTAA